A portion of the candidate division WOR-3 bacterium genome contains these proteins:
- the eno gene encoding phosphopyruvate hydratase (catalyzes the formation of phosphoenolpyruvate from 2-phospho-D-glycerate in glycolysis): protein AIDAAASNFYYPEEKIYLLKLEEKKLTSEELINYYESWIDNYPIISIEDGLAEEDWDGWQKLTQRLKEKIQLVGDDIFVTNIERLKKGIEKKVANCVLIKPNQIGTLTETIECINFAKENGYKVMISHRSGETEDSFIADLAVATNAGQIKAGAPQRGERVAKYNQLLRIEEEIL, encoded by the coding sequence GCAATTGATGCGGCTGCCAGCAATTTTTATTATCCAGAAGAAAAAATTTATCTTCTAAAATTAGAAGAGAAAAAATTGACAAGTGAGGAATTGATTAATTATTACGAAAGTTGGATAGATAATTATCCAATAATTTCTATTGAAGATGGGCTTGCCGAAGAAGATTGGGATGGCTGGCAGAAACTTACCCAAAGGTTAAAAGAAAAGATTCAATTGGTTGGTGATGATATTTTTGTTACTAATATTGAAAGATTAAAAAAAGGGATAGAAAAAAAAGTTGCTAATTGTGTATTGATAAAACCCAATCAAATTGGCACTTTAACCGAAACAATTGAATGTATCAATTTTGCTAAAGAAAATGGTTATAAAGTGATGATTTCCCATCGTTCAGGAGAAACGGAAGATAGTTTTATTGCTGATTTGGCAGTAGCCACGAATGCCGGTCAGATAAAAGCCGGGGCACCGCAACGGGGGGAAAGAGTCGCTAAATATAATCAACTTTTAAGAATTGAAGAAGAAATACTTTAA
- a CDS encoding DUF2723 domain-containing protein, with protein sequence MKDKKVKILFFFLVTLIVFSVYLYSLAPTASFWDCSELIAVSYILGIPHPPGTPLYVNLGRIFMMIPISKEAAYRTNFFTALLGALSCGFVYLLIVKLLSLQKDFKNFNENFPFLPHFAGIIGGLALGFAYSFWDNSVETEVYTPCVIVALLVIYLAILWREKLESGEEDNRYVLASIFLLFLSAGIHFTPVMIFIPLLIYGLIVNRKALLELRFIEFIILYLLVVLLSGLVLVDYFVLFLASPLVAVIDLYKERGIWFFILIILYGIYLYYLYEKKRLKLEYVLLGLFLIALASSIQLFLMVRARLEPAINEVAPAKWRDFVSVLKREQYDPMRLLPRKTQFLTEDEWRAYPNSVPYLGVIPAYFEQIKFYIRYFFWQWAGRENFDIFLGIKLPAIIGLIFPILGIWGMVEHYKNEKKSFLLIFFSFLIASLGLITYLNLKYSPSDPREHLKFREVRERDYFFAFSYVFFTIFVGMGTYYFLNYLLTKVKLKKIPFYSTTAVITLIAFLPVAFNYPQVTRRGNMIPAEYGYNMLISCEGEKAVVFTNGDNDTFPLWFVQETPSEVNNYKVPFKRNVAVANLSLLNTNWYCKQLKKWGAPISFTEEEIDRLPQGMYGKDGRVYLLKDIIIRDMLATNSGIKLKYPDDYLVSPHEFRQKVLKNYKNLTGCEIYFATTVSKDNLYDVEPFLVLKGLVQLVTADSGDNQIDIEKTEEFLFKRYKMKSMLDPKVKKDENTRGLLLNYVALYVQLAQEYYKRKEINRATEILEKAREFELDPDKKAILFYNLSLFNIHAQNYQKALIYLDSVEKSGVKDVQLLLQKGLIYQSLNELKKAEESYLKAKEIAPMRPEPVQTLYQFYLYTLNDTFKAMNILREWLFKNPNDTVAQRLLKELER encoded by the coding sequence ATGAAAGATAAAAAGGTAAAAATATTATTTTTCTTTTTAGTAACTTTAATTGTTTTTTCCGTTTATTTATATTCTTTAGCACCAACCGCTTCTTTTTGGGACTGTAGTGAATTAATAGCCGTTTCTTATATCTTGGGAATACCGCATCCACCAGGAACTCCTTTATATGTAAATTTAGGAAGAATTTTTATGATGATTCCAATAAGCAAAGAGGCTGCTTATCGAACAAACTTCTTTACTGCGCTATTGGGTGCTTTATCTTGCGGTTTTGTTTATCTTTTAATCGTTAAATTACTTTCTTTACAAAAAGACTTTAAAAATTTTAATGAAAATTTTCCTTTTTTACCTCATTTTGCTGGTATTATTGGTGGTTTGGCTTTAGGTTTTGCCTATTCCTTTTGGGATAATTCGGTAGAAACCGAAGTTTATACTCCTTGTGTTATTGTTGCTTTATTGGTTATTTATTTAGCAATTTTGTGGCGAGAAAAATTAGAAAGTGGCGAAGAGGATAATAGATATGTTTTGGCAAGTATCTTCCTTCTCTTTTTATCTGCTGGAATCCATTTCACACCAGTAATGATTTTTATCCCTCTGCTTATTTATGGTTTAATTGTCAATAGAAAAGCATTATTAGAATTAAGATTTATTGAGTTTATTATTCTTTATCTCTTAGTTGTTTTACTTTCCGGCTTAGTTTTAGTTGATTATTTTGTTTTATTTCTGGCATCTCCCTTAGTAGCGGTTATTGATTTATATAAAGAAAGAGGGATTTGGTTCTTTATTTTAATTATTTTATATGGTATTTATCTTTATTATCTTTATGAAAAGAAAAGATTGAAATTAGAATATGTTTTATTAGGACTTTTTTTAATTGCTCTGGCATCTTCTATTCAACTTTTCTTAATGGTAAGAGCAAGGTTAGAGCCGGCAATTAATGAAGTGGCACCAGCGAAATGGCGGGATTTTGTTAGTGTCTTAAAAAGAGAACAATATGATCCAATGAGACTTCTGCCGAGAAAAACCCAATTTTTAACCGAAGATGAATGGCGTGCCTATCCCAATTCGGTTCCTTATTTGGGAGTAATCCCTGCTTATTTTGAACAAATAAAATTCTATATTCGTTATTTCTTCTGGCAATGGGCAGGAAGAGAAAATTTCGACATCTTTTTAGGTATAAAATTACCGGCAATTATTGGTCTTATCTTTCCGATTTTAGGAATTTGGGGAATGGTTGAGCATTATAAAAATGAAAAAAAGTCCTTTTTACTTATCTTCTTCTCTTTTTTAATTGCTTCTTTAGGTTTAATAACCTATCTTAATCTTAAATATTCACCATCGGATCCAAGAGAGCATTTGAAATTTAGAGAAGTAAGAGAGAGAGATTATTTCTTTGCCTTTTCCTATGTTTTCTTCACCATCTTTGTGGGTATGGGGACTTATTATTTTTTAAATTATCTATTAACAAAAGTTAAATTAAAGAAAATTCCTTTCTATTCAACTACTGCTGTTATTACTTTAATCGCTTTCTTACCCGTCGCTTTTAATTATCCACAAGTAACCAGAAGGGGAAATATGATACCAGCGGAATATGGTTATAATATGCTTATTTCTTGCGAAGGAGAGAAGGCAGTAGTTTTTACTAATGGTGATAATGATACCTTTCCTTTATGGTTCGTTCAGGAGACACCGTCAGAAGTAAATAATTACAAAGTGCCTTTTAAAAGAAATGTTGCGGTTGCTAACCTTTCTTTATTAAACACTAACTGGTATTGTAAACAACTTAAAAAATGGGGAGCACCAATTTCTTTTACCGAAGAAGAAATTGATAGATTACCACAAGGAATGTATGGTAAAGATGGTAGGGTTTATCTTTTAAAAGATATTATTATCCGAGATATGTTAGCAACAAATTCGGGAATAAAATTAAAATATCCGGATGATTATTTAGTATCACCTCACGAATTTCGTCAGAAGGTATTAAAAAATTATAAAAATTTAACTGGTTGCGAAATATATTTTGCTACTACTGTTTCTAAAGATAATCTTTATGATGTGGAGCCTTTCTTAGTTTTGAAAGGACTTGTTCAATTAGTCACGGCTGATTCAGGTGATAATCAGATAGACATTGAAAAAACCGAAGAATTTTTGTTTAAGAGATATAAAATGAAAAGTATGCTTGATCCAAAAGTGAAAAAAGATGAAAACACTCGTGGACTTCTTCTTAACTATGTTGCCCTCTATGTTCAACTGGCTCAGGAATATTATAAAAGAAAAGAAATAAATAGAGCAACAGAAATTTTAGAAAAAGCAAGAGAATTCGAACTAGATCCTGATAAAAAAGCAATCTTGTTCTATAATCTCAGTCTCTTTAATATTCATGCTCAAAATTATCAAAAGGCACTTATTTATTTAGATTCGGTTGAAAAATCTGGTGTTAAAGATGTGCAACTTTTACTTCAAAAAGGTTTAATCTACCAATCTTTAAATGAATTAAAAAAGGCTGAAGAATCTTATCTGAAAGCAAAAGAGATAGCGCCAATGAGACCAGAACCAGTACAAACTTTATACCAATTTTATCTTTACACTTTAAACGATACTTTTAAAGCAATGAATATTTTAAGAGAATGGTTATTTAAAAATCCAAACGACACAGTTGCTCAACGATTGCTGAAAGAATTAGAAAGGTAA
- the cdaA gene encoding diadenylate cyclase CdaA, translated as MVLKIFKPTIVDILDITLVAILIYYFLKFLQGSRALKMVYALIFIFVVSYVAQILQLKALGLIIHSLKAVWIILFVILFQPEIRNALARIGRYKIFSFLVKSEEESKEVINEIIRAIKEIKEKKWGALIVLEREIGLKEYIESGTLILAKVSSPLLVSIFSPDSPLHDGACIISGDQIAACGVALPLSENRFSPFFGMRHRAGIGITEITDACAIIVSETYSKISLAYKGSIKYDISLLELRQELDKILIREERK; from the coding sequence ATGGTTCTTAAGATTTTCAAACCAACTATTGTTGATATTTTGGATATTACCCTGGTGGCAATTCTTATCTATTACTTTCTTAAATTTTTACAAGGAAGCAGAGCATTAAAAATGGTATATGCTCTAATTTTTATTTTTGTGGTGTCTTATGTTGCCCAAATTTTACAGTTAAAAGCTTTAGGTTTGATAATCCATTCATTAAAAGCGGTTTGGATAATTTTATTTGTTATTCTCTTTCAACCGGAAATAAGAAATGCTTTGGCAAGGATTGGTCGTTATAAAATTTTCAGTTTCTTAGTCAAGTCCGAAGAAGAAAGTAAAGAAGTAATTAATGAAATAATAAGAGCAATAAAAGAGATAAAAGAGAAAAAATGGGGGGCTTTAATTGTTTTAGAAAGAGAGATTGGTTTAAAAGAATATATTGAAAGTGGAACATTAATACTTGCAAAAGTTTCTTCGCCTCTTTTAGTTTCTATCTTTTCACCAGATTCACCATTACATGACGGTGCCTGTATAATTTCTGGAGATCAAATTGCTGCCTGTGGTGTGGCTTTACCATTAAGTGAGAATAGATTTTCGCCTTTTTTTGGTATGCGCCATCGGGCAGGAATTGGCATTACCGAAATTACCGATGCCTGCGCGATTATTGTCTCAGAAACTTACTCCAAAATTTCTCTAGCCTATAAAGGGAGTATCAAATATGATATCTCATTACTTGAATTGAGGCAAGAATTGGATAAAATTTTAATTAGGGAGGAGAGAAAATGA